The stretch of DNA AGGTTGGCGTGGTGTTCGATGTCGAGGTAGAGGACCTCTCCGGTGTGCTTGCCATCGCTCACGGGCAGGCAGCCGGCCAGCAGGTTCAGGGAGTCGGTGGTGTTCCGGGTGAAGATGACCGAGTCGTCGTCCCGGCCGCCCACGAACCCGCGCACGATGGTGCGGGCGTTCTCGTAGACCGACGTGCTGATCTGGGAGGCGTAGCCGGCGCCGCGGTGGACGCTCGCGTAGAACGGGAGAATCTCGTTCAGGTAGGCCGACACCACGGACAGAGCAGGGGCCGAGGCGCCGTAGTCCAGGTTGGCGTAGCGGACGTGTCCGCCCTGGATCAGCGGGGCCTGGATCTCGGCCCCGGTCACCGCGGAGAGGGGGTGGCCCGCGACGGCAAACCGTGCGTCGGCGTCAGGCTGCTCCCCGGGGTGCGCTGCACCTTCGGCGTGGCGGAATCGGGGGCTTGCGGGAAAAGTGGCAGTTGTCAAAAGGACCTCGCTCGAAAAGGACCCCTCACTCCGGGGATCCGCGCTTGCCGGGTCCGTTCCGGACCGGCCAGGTCGTCACCCGGGGCACCCCGCCGCGAATGGAGGGTTGCCGGCCAGCAAACCGGGGTTTAGCGCTGGCACTCGTGACCTGCCACGAGCCTAGGACATCCACGCCGCCGGGGAAAAGGCCGGACTGGAATGTGAAGCCGTTTGTTACGGGACGGCGGGGCCTAGAGCAGGTCGTCCAGGCCGGGGTTGAGCCGCTTGAGGACTTCGGAGTGGAGGATGGAGTTGGTGGCGAGGGCGTTGCCGCCGAACGGGCCGTCTTCCCCCTCCAGCGAGGTGAAGCGGCCGCCGGCCTCGGTGACGATCGGCACCAGCGCGGCCATGTCGTAGAGGTTCAGTTCCGGCTCGCAGGCGATGTCCACCGCGCCCTCCGCGACCAGGCAGTAGGACCAGAAATCGCCGTAGGCCCGGGTGCGCCAGACTTCCTCGGTGAGGCCCAGGAACTCGTCGAGGTTGCCGCGTTGCTTCCAGCCGCCCAGGCTTGAGTAGGACAGCGACGCGTCCGAGAGCTTGGAGACGTTGGACACCTTCAGCCGGGTGGCAGCCGCCAGCGATCGGCCCGTGTAGGCCCCGGCGCCCTTGGCCGCCCACCAGCGCTTACCCAGCGCCGGGGCGCTGACGACGCCGACGACGGGCTCGCCCTCGTCGATGAGGGCGATCAGGGTGGCCCAGACCGGGACGCCCCGGACGAAGTTCTTGGTCCCGTCGATCGGGTCGATGACCCAGCGGCGGGAGCCATGGCCGGAGCTGCCGAATTCCTCGCCGAGGACGGCATCGCGCGGTCGGGAGCGGGACAGCTGGCCGCGGATGGCTTCCTCCGCGGACTTGTCGGCGTCGGTCACCGGCGTCAGGTCTGGCTTCGTTTCGATCCGAAGGTCGAGCGCCTTGAAGCGGCTCATGGTCTGGGAATCTACGGAATCTGCCAGGACATGGGCAAGGCGCAGGTCATCGTTGTAGCTCGAAGCGGTTTGACTCATGGGTCCAAACTACCGCCAAAGCGGGCGGCCGGCCTGCAGGCCACGTTGCTGCGGCCGGATGGGCTCCCAACCCCGGGGCCGCAGCCAGGCATCACCCAACCCCCAACCGGCCTGTCAGGACTATGCTGAATTTTGCCAGCTGCGCCTGGATGGCACAGGCGCCTCGACGCCTACAGAGAGTGACGCCCATGACCGGTTGCGAAACAGTATTGGCAGGCCTTGATCAGGAGCTTGGCTGGCTCCGGGAAACGTACACGCAGCTGCATCAGCATCCCGAACTGAGCCTTGAGGAGCACACGACTTCGACGCTTGCCGAGGAGAAACTCGCCGCGTTCGGCTATTCCGTGACCCGCATCGGCGGCACCGGCATCGTCGGCGTCCTCGCGAACGGGGAGGGTCCAACGGTCCTGGCCCGCGCCGACATGGATGCGTTGCCGGTCACCGAGTCCACGGGGCTGGCCTATGCGTCGGCGGTGGACGGAATCATGCACGCGTGCGGACACGACCTGCATGTCAGCGCCCTGCTCGGTGCCGCCAAGCTCATGGCGGACGGGCGCGGAGCCTGGTCCGGGACGTATATCGCGCTGTTCCAGCCGGCCGAAGAGATTGGAGCCGGCTCCAAGGCAATGGTCGACGACGGCCTCGCAGCCAAGGTGCCCCGGCCCGACGTCGCCCTCGCCCAGCACGTGATGCCGATGGCCGCGGGGACACTCGCCACCACGGCGGGGCCGGTCCTCTCGGCCGGGGATTCGCTGAAGATCACGGTCTACGGGAAGGGCGCGCACGGCTCGATGCCGCACATGTCCGTGGATCCGGTGGTGCTGGCCTCCTCGATCGTGCTCAGGCTGCAGTCCATCGTCTCGCGGGAGACGAAGCCTGGCGACTTCGCGGTTG from Arthrobacter sp. PAMC25564 encodes:
- the hisN gene encoding histidinol-phosphatase codes for the protein MSQTASSYNDDLRLAHVLADSVDSQTMSRFKALDLRIETKPDLTPVTDADKSAEEAIRGQLSRSRPRDAVLGEEFGSSGHGSRRWVIDPIDGTKNFVRGVPVWATLIALIDEGEPVVGVVSAPALGKRWWAAKGAGAYTGRSLAAATRLKVSNVSKLSDASLSYSSLGGWKQRGNLDEFLGLTEEVWRTRAYGDFWSYCLVAEGAVDIACEPELNLYDMAALVPIVTEAGGRFTSLEGEDGPFGGNALATNSILHSEVLKRLNPGLDDLL
- a CDS encoding amidohydrolase, whose translation is MTGCETVLAGLDQELGWLRETYTQLHQHPELSLEEHTTSTLAEEKLAAFGYSVTRIGGTGIVGVLANGEGPTVLARADMDALPVTESTGLAYASAVDGIMHACGHDLHVSALLGAAKLMADGRGAWSGTYIALFQPAEEIGAGSKAMVDDGLAAKVPRPDVALAQHVMPMAAGTLATTAGPVLSAGDSLKITVYGKGAHGSMPHMSVDPVVLASSIVLRLQSIVSRETKPGDFAVVTVGALNAGAKSNIIPDRATLLLNIRTYDNQVRSTVLAAIERIVKGECITAGSPREPEFEYYDQFPLTSNDPAVTGQVRAAFTAHFGADAVHTAERQTASEDFSRIPDAFGVPYTFWLLGGVDPGTYQAAVAKGTVAQDIPGNHSPFFAPVIDPTLAMGVQAHVVAALSYLAKEGVAP